Below is a window of Trichosurus vulpecula isolate mTriVul1 chromosome 4, mTriVul1.pri, whole genome shotgun sequence DNA.
GGGATCCTGCCTGCTGGGTCCCCTCCATCTAAGATCTCTCTTGCCCATGAAGATCTCACAGGAGGGATCCCCCGGATTGGAAGCGATTTTCCACGTTCCTCTGGACTCTGCCACAGCTCAtgtgccacccccacccccacctccctctcACCTGCAGCTCACACCAAGCGACCTCCACCGTAGTATCCGTGTCCAAACCCCTGTAGACAGTCTTAAAGGAACCACGTCCGATCTCGATGTCGAACTTAAGATAGCGGCCGTCCGGGGACGTGGCCACAGCCTGCGTCtctgtatcttctttctcctcctgctcTCGTAGCCTCTCAGGCGCCACCCCACTGGGGCTCTGCAGCATCTCCCCGAAACCCAGGCCTCCCCCCGACCCTAAGAGCTCCGCACGCCCTAGATCTCCCGGCTTCCCTGCAGGACCCCCGCTCGGTGTGCCCTCCGCCTGCTCCCCGGAGCTAGGCTGTAAGGATTCGGGGGAGCCCGGACTGCTTAAATCTGGAGGGCCCGGGGGATCAGGGAGGGGCGGGGCGGGCTCAGACCAAGTGCTCAGGAACCCCAGGTCCACCGAACTGCGGCGGCTGAAACGCGTGGAGCGTGGTCGGAGCTCCCCTTTTCCGGAGAAGCGACGCATCCGCCGGGGTGCCGGGCCGAGGCGGGGAGCCCCGGCAGGAGCGGGAGGTGGCGGAGACCTCAGCGCCAGGTCCGCCTCGGTCTGAGACATAGGCACAGGGGACTCCGGAGCAGGGGGGGCCAGCATGAGGAAGGAAAACGTCTGATGACACCGGAGGCTAGGAGCCAAGGGTAGCGGGACTCTACGCTTTGGGCTCTGGGTCTAGAGAACTGCGCTATCTCGGAGAGCCTCACTCGGGTTTGGGCTCAAGCTCCTGCAATAGGGCTCCAGCCCCGGCCCCCAGCTCGCCTGCTCCGAAGCTCCGCCCCCTCCACTCAGGCCCTACCCACAGGCCCCTCAGTTGGGGGGCTCCCTCCCTAACCCCCGCCTACTCTCCACCCCTCTTCCCGCCCACCCCCGGCCGCCCCTTCGGGGTTTTTGTGCTCTCACATTCCCCCAGCGCAAGCCAGGAAGGGCTTGGTTATAGATACTGCTAAACCTGCTTCATTTCAGACTCCACCTCCTAAGACCCGCTCCGTCTCATCTCCAACAGCAATTCTCCCTGCTCACAGGCGACCACCTTTCTCCGCTTCCCCCCAGAAGTAAACTCTAGCTTTTGAATAGCGAGGTTCTCTGTAACACAAGGAGCTAGCGCTCCAGCCTAAACGAGGAGAGGAAATGCGAGTAGCTCTTGGTTCCAGGGTGGGGGAGGCTGCCACCCGCCTGCTCACCCTCGATAAGGCGGCCCCACCCCCGTCCACTAACTGGCCTTAGTAGTTCCAGCGGCGAAAGAAGAGGGCACAAGGACTACAGAACGCCTGGGTTTCTCTTCCACGACCCCACCCCCCCTTGGTCACTCAGCTGTTTGCTCCAGCTGAGGAGCTGTCCTGTCGGGACACGCCTCTCCATCACCCACTCCAAAACTGCTATGTccaaccctccccctccccaaccaagGGACCATAACCTGGACCAGTTGGCTATCCTGCAGCCATCTGCTTTCCTGTTTGACCACCTCTCCAATAAAGCAAAGTCCAAATCCGCCTTAACCCTTTTGCTTCCGCTTACTGAAGAGAGCCTCACCCTGCATTTAGGACCCGTAGGGGAAAAAGAGGGACTGGCCGTCACTGCTGTGTGGCTGGAATCATTAGTCAAGTATTTCTTCAAGTTGCAAGGTCCTTCTTTCAATGCTGACCAAAAAAGCTTTAACAGCTAAACCCCAGTGGAAGTGACGAATTAGTTTGGAGAAAACTGATCCAGAAATTCCATATGGACATTTTTAAGACCACAggacttccttttcttcctcaccttAGACGCCCCAAAATCTCTATGCTAAGATTTACCCGTTCACCAACCACTCTCAACCATCCTCAGTTCCAGTTCCCCTCTCCCACACACAACAGTCACCTGGACAAAGGCACTGAGAGCTGAACAATCCAGCTTTAATGACATAGATCAGAGCCATAGCTGGCACTTTGCTGCCAGTTCTCCTTGTCTGATCTCCTATTCCTATGATGCCCTGCGGGCTGCCTGCAGCCGGGTCCTCCATGTAACCCCTAACCCTCTTTAGAGGATCCAGGCTAAACCTGAGGGGAGAAGTCAGTAGGTGCTGTGTACTTGTAGATATGTGTGACTATGTTTTGTGGGTTAACTGACCCTGGATCAGCCAAAATCTGGAATGAGGGAGTAGAAAGAGTAAGAAGAGTAAGGAGAAACTAGGCACATCCTTTCTCTCTGGGGCTATTACATCAACCCACTCATGGAGCAGAACAGTGGGGTAACAGAGAAATTCTCTTTTCCAAATTCTCCCATGGTTCTCCCAGGAcatgactggggggggggggctgaaaAATTCCTTTATGTTACATCTGGGTCTAAGTTATAATCTGTGGGGACAGAGCCTACTCCTTCAGAGAATTAAGGAAAGGGGTGGGGTAAAAGGGTCCATTAAAAGAACTTGACCCCTCGGCCATCGCTGACTGTGATGATCTCAGCCTTGTGCTCCAGCTGTAGGGCCTGCAGAGCCCGAAGAAGTGTGGCCTCATCTAGCCCATGGAACTCTGTGGAGAAAGCAGAATTGTAAGGCGACCCCACctctccatacacacatatactggGAATCTGAAGCTCTACAAACTTGGAGGAGAAATGGGTAGGGTCATTGCTAGTTGATGACTGGTACAGGCTACTGAACTAAGATGCCTGGTGGGCTGGACATAAGACTCCACATAGCATTGCAGTCCCTGGTAGAGGAGCAAAGGGTGAAACCCAATCACTTGGCACCTAAGCTAGAGGAGAGGGTATATCCTAAGACTATACAGGTTCTAGGATACTATCCAGTACAGCCAACTTTCTTGGCCATGGAGGATGGATCAGGGAGGAGGTGggcaagatgactggtgatgtaAGGTGCCAAAGGCACCATATACACACAGGAGGAGACTAGTTTTTGACAGAACCTGGAACTTTCCCCAGTTGAGGCTGTTGTGTGGCTTTGGCCACTCTGCAGGGCTGTAGcattcagagtcagaggggaaAGGTAGAAGCAGACAGGGCCCTGCAGGATGGGGGCTGCAGCCAAAAGCTGTCAATTCTGCTACTACTCTAGAAGCTAGTTCTACAGAGAACAGGTAATTCTGAAGATCTAGATGAAGAATGGGCTTTTGGGGGAAAGGATTAGATGATTCAGAAATCAAAATGAACCCTAATTCTTGACTAGACAGAAGCCAAAATACCTTAATGAGCTAGGTCCTCCCTCCCAGCTCACTTCTGCTGATGCTTGAATCAGGAAGGGATGAGGAACCATTATTATCCTCTGTCTCCCCAACAccaccccccacatacacacacactcttttaCTCAGCTTTTCCACAGTATTTGCAGCCGAGGGGGCAAGAATATGAGACagataacaaaacaggaaataggaaatatgggggggcggggagaaggtTAAAAGGTATTACCCTCATCCTCTGTGTCATCTCCATTGGTTAGTTCATAAAAGGTAAATACAGAGTTGTTCTGGCCACTCTTTGAAACCTGTGGACATAGAAAATGAGGGCTAAGTAGGGCCCATGAGGTCCTAGGGTTGTCACCTCTCTGACTCATTGACCCCACCCCTCTAATCCAAGAATCAGGTACAAGAGCTGATTTTGGCCTCCAAGGAAGAGTGCCCGAGCAGGCACATTCCGTAAGGGAAgctatatttacatacatacacagcaCGCAAACCACAATTTCTCACGTGTCTAATTAGTGGCCTCTTGTGCTGGCTAGGTCCCTATTCAGGAAAGAGGGTGGGGGCTGGATGTCTTTGTATGGTAGCATTGCTACTAATGCTGCTTCCCTTTTTGGAGGAGTTTGGTTTTGTGGCTAGAAGTTTCAGGAGAGCCTGTTCTGACTCCACAATGGCTCAAAGAAATTCACTGGCATTCTGTGAGTTTGAGGCAGACCCTATGAGTTATGTGTGTGAGGAGGAGGCCTCAAGTTATTTTTTTGCCCTTTCCTCATTTATCTCCTGTGGTCAGAGCGTCCAGTCAACAAAGCAGCCTGTGGTTCCCCCCACTGTGCTCTGAAAATATGACCTTGCCCAGCCATTGGCTCCTGGtggtgagaagggaaagagaaggaagatttattcggccagagaaactgaggcatcaggaaaggcttgccCAAGATGTAGCTTTCTTCTATAATCTATCCCCAAAGTGCTTGGTATGGAGATCTGCACAATGGAGTGTACATGTGCACACAGTGTTGAACCCCAGTTCCTTTCTACCCCCAAGGTGAGGTGCTTTTTCTGTACTGATGAGTCTTACCCACTGGTAGATGAGCTTCCCCCATTCTTCTGGTCTCCGCCACATGATCAAGAAGCTGGACTTGTTCTTATCAAGCCACTCCAGGTTCCCTGGAAAACAATCATGCATGGGAGAGTTGCTAAGAGGGTTAATGAGGTGGAAAAGAGTGGAGGAGGTTCTACTTTCAGGACACTGAGAGACTAACTCCCTCCCACACTCAGCTCCCATCCCAAATCCACTGTTGCCTTCACCAAAGAATGTTCCTGCTGTTTGATTCATGCCACAGTTACTTTCTTCTCACTTACATACATCAGGTATAAAGAGGATGGGTAAGAAAACCCCACTTTTAGAGGCAGATGGAAGGCTATGATTCAAAAGCACAGCTATTGCTGTGCCAGTAACACTGGGCTCTGCTGCcataaaagggaaggagaggagaggtaaAAGAGGGACAAGGaccaaggagaagagggaagataaAAAGGGATCTACTCAAAGGTAAAACCATCATGGAAGAGACAGTACAAGGACTGAGGATTGGGACCTACCTTTCTTCCTCAGTTCCTCCAACACAATCTGGATGGATTCCATGGGGAGCTTCCCTGACTTAGGGTTAAGGGAATGACAGAGACATGAGACATGGAGCAAGTTATAAATCCAAACCCAAAAGAGAATAAAAGCCCAGAGACAGTTCCATGCTGAACCACACACAATATTTAGAGTATCCAAATGGGATCTGGATTGAAATCTCTGGAGactggaggaggagagaagggcttATATTTACTTTGcacatattttttatttacttatatatgcCCATGTTATTTTCagcaatggaatgtaagctcctcaaaggcaaaggttattttctttctttctccaccatTCAGCACAGTACCTTTTGTTACAAGAAGAGCAGGATATAGGAATAACATAATTTCTTGGCCTCTGTCTTTGTCATTCTAAACTGTTTTTCCCAGATGTTCTAGGGATGAACCAGAGAACCCAGGGTCTATCCAAAGTGGACCCAGAGCTCTGTGGTGCACTTACTGGGCCAAAACAATTTAATCTCCTTTTCTTGCTGAAGGTCAACTTGGCTTTGAACTTGCTTGTTCTAGGTCAGCCATCCCACCAACACAATACAGtcaaggaggaggacagaaaaaaaaaaaaaaaaccttaacccTGCACATCTGGGCAGATCACAGAAGCAGAGAACCTccggagctggaaggaacctccacCTTAGTCCAAACACTACAACATTCTCGACAAACAGTCACCCAGGTGTCACTGCCAGGGAAGCTCACCCACTATCCCGTCCTCGCTAAGAACCCTGTCCCGAGTTGGGACTAAACCTGCAACTTGGTTCCAACCcgagaggggtggggaaaggggggtGGTGGTGTCAGTATCTTCGCTGGGGCAGGTAAAGGGGGGCGGGACGCCTTAAGGGAGGATACTCTGCAGCTTGTTGTTGTTGAAAAGCGGGCTTTCTTGTGCCTCCATCACCGTCATGCTGGACTGTCGGTGCAGGCGGCAGAAGGACAAGACCAGAGAGCACCAGGCCGCCAGCTGCTTCTGCCGGGTGTCCACGTTTGGCTGTAACCTGGAGAGGGTCcgaggggggatggggaggagtcaGGGCTGGGACAGGCACGCGGGGAAGCGATCCGGGCAGGTGCAGGGGAGCGTCCCAGGGGCCGGGAGAggtgaatgggggaggggggggcacaCGCAgggcaaagggagggagaggcGAACGCGGGGTGGGGTGAGGTGCGCTGCGAGGGGGAGGAGGAccatgggagggggagagggaaaaccGCTCGGAGCAGAGCGGAGGAGAGGCCCCCgcaaggcagggggagggagaactGACGAGAGCGCTGGGGTCAGCTAAGGGGTCAGCAGGGTCCTTGTGCTCCCCACCCGGGGGGAGGGGCGTCCGAATTCACGTGCCTCAGCCggtggggtggaggggatggAGGGCGACTTTgggaggaagtgggaggggaagtcCCTCAGaaaggtgtgggggggggggggggtggtcccTAAGAGGGTTCGAGGCTCAcgtgaagaagggagggaagcgGTACTGCCACGGCCACTCGAAACTAGTCGCCATCGTCACCCAGGGAAACCGGAATCGCCGTGAACTGATTTCCGGGATCCGGCGCAGCACTTCCGGAACCGAGCTCAGTCGAAAGGTTCCGGGCACTTTGAGATCCTCGTGCGCTGGTCCCGGGCTGAACCAGTGAGAGGGTGTGGGCGAGCGCCTGTACCCGTCGGGGTGCGGAAGAGGGGTGATCCTGGAAACTTTTAGGGGCCTACGTGTGCCCAGAGGGGTCCCTGGGAGCCGGCTGGGGTCCCCAAAgttttagagctgagagagaagtctgcccccccccccatgtagcccatttcacagatgagaaaattgagtcccagaAAGATGAAAGTCTGTCAGCTAGCTTTCatgaagtacctgctatgtgtcaggccctgggataaccaagaaaggcaaaaaaaaaaaaaaatccccaaacccaaacaaaaaaataactaCTGCTTTCGAAGAGCTCGCAGCCTAAGGGGGGCGAGGACGTGCAAACATCTAGAGTCAAGTCAAGATCTCTACAATCGGAGATAAAAGAGCCAAGGCAGCAGGATTAAGCGACTTGGCGTGGTGCCTATGCTGGAACTCAGGCTCGGTGGCTGACAGTCCGGTGCTGCTGAGTCTTCCAGCCCGTCCGCGGGGAGAAGAACGACTTCCCAGCCCGTTTTCCTTTTCACCGCATTGGCTCCCATGACTTGGGAAGCCTTCTGACATCTATGGCTCCTTCTGTTTCTCCTGTTCCCCAAACTGCCCCTTTGCCGGCAGTTCAGGATGCCCTACTCCCATAAACTTGAGTGTTCTCCAGGGTGTCCTTGGCCTCCTTTCCTTCTGCGGCTTCGATCTCTCTCCCTTGACAATCTTAGTCACTCCCTGGCTTCAGCTGTCTCTATGCAGTTGACTCCCAAACCCCTATCTCCAACCCTGACCTCTGCTGAACTCTTGCCTGGTATTTCACCACTGCCCGCGGGATATCTCCACTGGCTGCTCATTGTTTTCAAAACTAAATTCACCCTCTTTATTCCCAAGCCAGCCCctcctgactttattcttttTACAAATGCAACAATGTTTACCCTGCCTTCCTCATTCAAGACCTTGGTGGTTATCTCtggccctttcccttccttcatttctcatatccaatcagttaccacaCCACAGTTTTGCAATCTCCCACATCTGTCCCTTCACCTTTATTCCTACCACCCCTAGCCTCCCACCAGGCCCTCACTGCCAATCACTGTATTACAACAACCTCCTAAaagatcttcctgcctccccttctccccttcctttatcTCCTCTCAGACTAATCTTTCTAATGATTGTCACTCCTCTGTTCAAAACCTTTCTATTGGTTCTCATTGGCATCTACTGAGCAAAGTTATCCAACACCCTTTTTCAGCCCCATCTCCTACTGCTCCTTCACATACTCTtcactccagccaaactgaactatTTTTTGTCCTTGCAATACTTTTCCCCCATTCTGTgactttattaatattatttcttctATGCCTTAAGTGCCCTTAGAGGGTAAAGTAGGGATGCCTCCTCCTCAAGAAGAATGCTCAGTAAAAGTAGTACTTACTGGTCCTGGTTGCAAAAGACCAAGTTTCAAATGTTACCTCCAGGGCTCACTTTTTGGAGAACCTGGGGCAGGGCAAGTCTTAAcctcctttggcctcagtttcttttgtaaaatgagaggctgtgctgaggtctcttcctgctTCAGATCTTCGATTCTCACTTCCAGCTCCACCTGCTGACCCTCTGCATACAGCTGAAATCTTGCCTCCTTCATTAAGCCTCCCCCAATTCCTCCCAAGCATAAATTGactttctttccttaaaaaggGCACTCATAGTACTTTATACCTTTCTTAGGCTCTTATCGTTTTCAATTTTGTCCTTTTTCCACTACTAGGTTATGATTAAAGGCAAGGATTGTGCCCTATTTACCTTTGAATCTCCCCAAGAGCCTAGTGCCATGCAAATAGAAAAGAGTGATATTTGAATAAGGGGACATCTTTCAAAAATATGCTTTTTTGCTTATGTCCCCTAAAGTCCTCTTCTCTTGTCTCTATGTAGTTTACTCCTAAACCTCTATCTCTGACCTCTCCTGAAGTCTCATCTGATATCTCCCACTACCCACAGGATAGCTCCATCTGGATGTCATCTCAAAGTCATTGTTTCTGAAACTAAATTCATTCTCTTTATCCCCAAATCAGGGCctcctgactttattcttttTGCAAGTGCAACAATACTTACCCTGTCTTCGACCTTGGTGTCCTTAAAGAGTATGTGAGTATTGCTTCTGCTTAAGGTCTGGGAAGATGTACCAAGCTGGATAATGGGCCTGATGACAGACTTAATGTCTGTCACTTGAGGAtcagcctagctaaattcagagaggctcatctcTAGGTTAGCCACAAAGTGATGAATTTTTTGCGCATAGCAACCCTCAAAGACTCTCCACTGAGTCACAGAGGAGTTATAAGCCACGTAGATGCAGGGGGTAACATGAACTATAAACGCCAaactccccagtgcctagcacattgacCTACATTTTGTGAGGACTTAATGACATTTCATTGAAATGAGTAAGCCTGAGTGTACCCCAGGAATATCTATGGGAGAGAATGGGTGTGATGTTGGATATACGTGTGTTCGTGTGAGGAATAGATATGTACATAGGACGGAGTGGTCAAATACAAAGAGGTGTTTCCCTGGGAAGTACCTGAAGAACACCTATGTGTTCATGGAAGGAAAAGTTATGTCCTCGGAAGAAAGTAGTTGGAGCTTGGGCAGCAGACTACTGATAAAGGATGACTGTGTCCATGGGGAGAAGAGATAGGTTCATATTATGGGCTGGTATAGCTCAGGAATGCACTGTTAGTACTATAACAGGAGAATTTGAACAGAGACCAAGTGAAATGTATTTCAAGCAATTATTCTGCCATTTGTTATTAGAGGAGCAGAAGAAATGGCATCAATTGCTGGTGGACTATTAATCTGGCTGTATTCTTGGTGCATTTAGGTGGGCTGAGCAAAAGTCAGATCTAGAATTCAGGAAGGACACAGTTGTGTTGTCTGAGAACCAGGGAAGTCTTTACTTGATGTGGGTTTATCAGTCAGTGAATCAGCAAACACAattttactacatgccaggcactatgctaagggaaggggttacaaaaaaaggcaaaaacgagggaaacaacatgcagacaactaaGTACATGTAAGATATGTACAATGTAAAATGGGAGGTAACCTCAGAGCTCAAGTACTCTGTGTTTCTTCCTGGGTcactggggtggggatggggagttaAAGGAACATAGATtttaaattagaagagaaatcaAAGGTTGCCTTGGGTGGAGAACTGTCATATGTTGGCCATGTCATTCCCCAGATGTCTTGTGCCCTTTGCTGGGCTTGATATTTGTTCCTATGGCAGGAAGCCAGTCCACTGACCTGGGGAAGACACTGTTGCCATCACTGGGGCTTAGCCTCAGGAGGAGGCTCACTATTATCGTTTCCTATGGTTCAATGGTCCTTTCTCATATTGACTCAGATAGGGAAGTAAGATATTACTGGGCATGAAAAACCCTCTCCACCTGACTCCCACTTTCCTTTCAATTCTTATTTCATTACTGTTCTCCTTCAGGAATTCTACATTCTGATCCAACTAGACTATTTGGCACAATCCATCTCCCACTTCTGTGGGTCCCTCCAACCAGTTCCCTCCTCATGGCTGCTTCTCAGAATCTTCATCTTCCTTAAGGTTCCCTTGAGATGccgatggggtgcttgtgcttggaccctaattctaacatcacatttccctttagcctctgcctgggtgcctgtgcctgaactccagttctaaaatcacatctctctcaagcttcaaagcattggcccaggcagtctctctctagctaaagagCAGCATGCCCCAaagttatctctgcttcttcctcagtaagcagctatgcccaattatataTTGATTTCCGGATGATACACTTGAGTCTAAcatatatcctagacatagtcaaatgtatactcccttacattaatctcaTCTAACAAGACACATGATGgagtccacctggatattcccagtcagctgtgaacttttggtgacttagtgatgtttcacagtcaaaaccacaccccctccAGCCCCCAGCCCTTGGGCTATTtaccagtgaactctgggtaagatacctgcacagtagatacaaaaagtgcatgttcctttaagaactgaccactccttaaccacaccttaaccactccctaatcccaccccaaaacacctacttgacaggtttcacccctaaatcttgtacttaaactttccctgtagccctgtatggttgcaggttccctaagaactcttgcccactgaaaaacGTAATAAATCTCTGCCtctttgacttaaagaatgcttgggtcttcggattcattccaggtggccatgacctgggaactttggtttgggattcctacatccccGGGTTTCATCTCTTCCTCAACAATGCCACCTCCTAGCTGAGGCCTTCCCTCCCCAACATTGtgcccccctcacccccactccagtTGTTTAATGCTCTTTCCTCAAataactttgcatttacttaattgtgtatattgtgtatctctcagtagagtgtaagctctttgaagtcagggactgtttcatttttgtctttgtttctctggatcctagcacatagtaagcctttTATCCATGTATATTGAATTGACGGATTAGATCAGGTGGTTTTGGGAGTGGTCTATCCTTCCAAATTAATATGCCTAAAATACGTAAATATATttcattcccctactcaagaagtttcaatggctccctattgtttctaGGAAAAATATAAACTGAGCTTAGCATATATAAGCCATAACTTTCCTTTCTAGACTTGTTGCAGGGTGgtaatagagtgctgggcctggattcaagaagggctgagttcaaatccagcctcaggtgcttgctagctgtgtgacccctggggaagtcatttgacCATTacttgcctcagtctccccatctgtaaaatggggataatattagcaccaacctcctagagttgttgtgaggatcaaataagagaataatGGAGAAGTGCCcagtacagtgcccagcacatagtgaACACTACTTAAATGTTAGTCGTTGTTGTTGCAGATTAGTAGCCTTCACACTTGAGCCAATCTGGCCTATTTGCTATTTCTTGAACTCCACATCCCACTTCCCtcctttgcacaagctgtccccTATGCTTTCTCACTTCTATCTCTTAGAAACCTTTCTTCAGGGCTCATCAAATGTGTCATCTCCTATGGggagcctttcctaatccccttaGTTGTTAGTACTTACTCTGTCTTctcaaaaaacagcaacaacgatgaatatatatatatatatacatatatatatacacacactcacacatatatatacacacacacatatgtatatgtgtttacatgtaGCTTTCTCTATACTTACATGCATCtctctctgtttatatatacatgtatctatatatcaatATCTACTTGTATATCTCCATATACCTGTTTATGTGtatctctcctcccctgccctcccaccTTTTACCTCCCCGTAGGCTCTTCAAGTgcaaagagtattttatttttgtttttgtctttggattcccagtgcctagccctGGATGTGGTGCCTGGTAGATGctgcataaatgtttgttggaaatACTCTTTCAGAAATAAAGAATGACTTAAATAACTAGAATAATACTTATTGGCATGGCTATGCATGACCATACCACCCAAATGAATTTACAGATTTAACACTATTCTAATCAAACCACCAAGGCGGAGCTTTTTAAAGCTAGCTAAAATAATACCATCATTtgtttggagaaacaaaaggtccaAAATCTCAAAGGGAACAATGGAAAAATCAATCAGTCCATCGATTACCAGGCATTTAAGAGCCTCTCCTGTGCCAGCACTATgttgggtgctggggatacaaagaaaaaaaaatgaaactctctAGGCTTTCAAGGAGCTTCTGATCGTTTGCAGTCCTTCTTCTTTTCAGATTTtggatcttttgttcctccactTATCCTTTG
It encodes the following:
- the VPS25 gene encoding vacuolar protein-sorting-associated protein 25 — protein: MATSFEWPWQYRFPPFFTLQPNVDTRQKQLAAWCSLVLSFCRLHRQSSMTVMEAQESPLFNNNKLQRKLPMESIQIVLEELRKKGNLEWLDKNKSSFLIMWRRPEEWGKLIYQWVSKSGQNNSVFTFYELTNGDDTEDEEFHGLDEATLLRALQALQLEHKAEIITVSDGRGVKFF